One genomic segment of Photobacterium sp. DA100 includes these proteins:
- a CDS encoding sodium:proton antiporter: MSVYSTLCFLAAAAMLIAFINSKIGKMQTTIAITAGALVLSLGIIVAGQNGWFHLEDVAAAQLGEINFENFLLKGILGFLLFAGGLGIKLPHLEDQKWEITTLALAATLFSTFFIGFSLWGICQALGIPLDLIYCLIFGSLISPTDPIAVLAIVKKLDAPKRISTQIEGESLFNDGFGLVIFVTLFTIAFGNEAPTVLGVGQLFLQEAIGGIAYGFALGLIFHYLISSTNDHSMELLLTLGVPTAGYVFADVIHVSGPLAMVVSGIMIGNWTRYIGFSKESEDHLDHFWELVDEFLNGVLFLLIGMSMLQFSFHQEDWILMVIAVPLVLLSRFLSIKLSYAGFQRYRDYNPLSVKILTWGGLRGGLALAMAMAIPAGVMVIPDKNIDVREIMLVMTYSVVVFSILVQGSTITPLIHKAKLWEAENNA, encoded by the coding sequence ATGTCAGTTTACAGCACCCTCTGTTTTCTGGCGGCAGCAGCGATGCTGATCGCTTTTATAAACAGCAAAATAGGAAAAATGCAGACCACTATCGCCATCACTGCGGGGGCATTGGTACTATCGCTGGGCATCATCGTTGCCGGGCAAAACGGCTGGTTCCATCTAGAGGACGTTGCCGCTGCCCAGCTTGGCGAAATCAACTTTGAAAATTTCCTACTCAAAGGGATCCTGGGCTTCTTGCTGTTTGCCGGTGGCCTTGGGATCAAACTGCCCCACCTGGAAGACCAAAAATGGGAAATCACCACGCTGGCACTCGCCGCAACCTTGTTCTCGACCTTTTTTATCGGATTTTCCCTATGGGGTATTTGCCAGGCGCTCGGCATCCCGCTTGATCTAATCTACTGCCTGATCTTCGGCTCGCTGATCTCCCCGACCGACCCGATTGCCGTCCTTGCCATTGTCAAAAAACTCGATGCGCCAAAACGCATCTCAACCCAAATTGAGGGCGAATCACTATTCAATGACGGCTTCGGCCTAGTCATTTTCGTTACCCTATTTACCATCGCTTTCGGTAACGAAGCCCCTACCGTTCTTGGCGTCGGCCAGCTATTCCTGCAAGAAGCCATCGGCGGCATTGCCTACGGCTTCGCCCTTGGCCTGATCTTCCACTACCTCATCAGCTCGACCAATGACCACTCGATGGAGCTACTGTTGACCTTGGGTGTCCCAACCGCAGGTTATGTCTTCGCCGACGTTATTCATGTTTCAGGCCCTCTGGCCATGGTGGTATCAGGCATCATGATCGGTAACTGGACACGCTATATTGGCTTTTCCAAAGAAAGTGAAGATCACCTCGATCACTTCTGGGAGCTGGTCGATGAGTTCCTCAACGGCGTACTGTTCCTGTTAATTGGTATGAGTATGCTGCAATTTAGCTTCCACCAAGAAGACTGGATACTGATGGTAATTGCGGTGCCATTGGTTCTACTGAGCCGCTTCCTCAGTATCAAACTCTCTTACGCCGGCTTCCAGCGCTATCGTGACTACAACCCGTTATCCGTCAAGATCCTCACTTGGGGTGGCCTGCGAGGCGGCCTTGCCCTAGCAATGGCAATGGCTATTCCGGCGGGCGTCATGGTGATCCCGGATAAAAACATCGACGTCCGTGAAATCATGCTGGTGATGACCTACTCCGTCGTGGTGTTCTCGATATTGGTCCAGGGCTCAACAATCACTCCGCTCATTCACAAAGCCAAGCTGTGGGAAGCTGAGAACAACGCCTGA
- the lysC gene encoding lysine-sensitive aspartokinase 3 translates to MSRSATIIKENAAAKVVLISACSGVTNLLVELANGIADNEQRSLRLQKLTSIHQNIIDKLAQPDTVAGHIEQLINNVASLAEQAAESPSTKLTDQLVAHGELLSTHLFTQILNEMGATAQRFDIRSVMRTDSQYGKAIPEIDTIRQLADSQLQPLLEGDTIIVSQGFIGSNSDGETTTLGRGGSDYSAALVAEAISAETLEIWTDVPGMYTTDPRITANAKPISEISFSEASEMANFGAKILHPSTLLPAVRQQIPVFIGSSKAPEQGGTWIRQQVSEPPKFRALALRCNQTLVTLTSLNMFHAYGFLSEVFRILAEHKISVDLITTSEVSVSLTLDQTDTGGGAPSLPAAAMEQLSKLCRVEVEQDLCLVALIGNQLGDAPGAATQVFSRLEQYSPRMICFGASTHNLCFLVKTKESRDVVKVLHQGLFE, encoded by the coding sequence ATGAGCCGAAGTGCCACGATCATCAAGGAAAATGCTGCTGCCAAAGTAGTTTTGATCAGTGCCTGTTCCGGCGTCACCAACCTGCTAGTTGAACTTGCAAACGGAATTGCCGATAACGAGCAGCGCTCCCTACGGCTACAAAAACTGACCTCTATCCACCAGAACATTATCGACAAGCTGGCCCAGCCAGACACTGTCGCTGGCCACATAGAACAACTCATTAATAACGTGGCAAGCCTCGCCGAGCAAGCCGCCGAATCACCATCGACCAAACTGACCGATCAGTTGGTTGCCCATGGTGAACTATTGTCGACGCACTTATTTACCCAAATTCTCAACGAAATGGGGGCGACTGCCCAGCGTTTCGATATTCGCTCTGTCATGCGTACCGACAGCCAGTACGGCAAAGCCATCCCGGAAATTGATACCATCCGCCAACTGGCCGACTCACAGCTCCAGCCTCTGCTGGAAGGCGATACCATTATTGTTTCTCAAGGCTTCATTGGCTCAAACAGCGACGGGGAAACGACCACCCTCGGCCGCGGTGGCAGCGATTACAGTGCCGCCCTAGTTGCAGAAGCCATCAGCGCAGAAACACTGGAAATCTGGACGGATGTACCGGGCATGTACACCACCGACCCGCGCATCACCGCCAATGCCAAGCCAATCAGCGAGATCAGCTTTAGCGAAGCATCAGAGATGGCAAACTTCGGTGCCAAGATCCTCCACCCGTCGACTCTGCTGCCGGCTGTCCGCCAACAGATCCCGGTCTTTATCGGCTCATCGAAAGCCCCAGAGCAAGGTGGTACCTGGATCCGCCAGCAAGTCAGCGAGCCGCCGAAATTCCGGGCGCTGGCACTGCGCTGCAACCAGACCCTGGTCACCCTGACCAGCCTGAATATGTTCCATGCCTACGGCTTCCTGTCCGAAGTGTTCCGTATTCTGGCCGAGCACAAAATCTCGGTTGATTTGATCACCACCTCGGAAGTCAGTGTATCACTGACCCTGGACCAAACCGATACCGGCGGTGGTGCCCCTAGCCTGCCAGCAGCCGCTATGGAGCAACTGAGCAAACTATGCCGCGTGGAAGTCGAGCAAGATCTGTGTTTAGTTGCCCTCATTGGCAACCAGCTCGGTGATGCCCCGGGTGCCGCAACCCAAGTGTTCAGCCGCCTGGAGCAATACAGCCCGCGCATGATCTGCTTCGGTGCCAGCACCCACAACTTGTGCTTCCTGGTCAAAACCAAAGAGTCGCGTGACGTGGTCAAGGTCTTGCACCAAGGGCTGTTCGAGTAA
- the metA gene encoding homoserine O-succinyltransferase: protein MPIKIPDQLPATDILRSENIFVMSEARASSQEIRPLKVLLLNLMPKKIETETQFLRLLSNSPLQVDVELLRIDNRPTRNTPTEHLDTFYRQFEMVKERNFDGLIVTGAPLGLVQFEDVLYWEEIQTIMNWAKEHVTSTLFVCWAAQAGLKLLYDLPKRTRKEKLSGVYWHRIHDGHNPILRGFDDSFLAPHSRYADFSPEYLAEHTDLDILATSEQAGVYLAATKDKRNVFVTGHPEYDVDTLHNEYVRDVGEGMEPNVPVNYYPDNNPDNPPIASWRSHGHLLFSNWLNYCVYQQTPYDLDHFSEANFTKDE, encoded by the coding sequence ATGCCGATTAAGATCCCTGACCAATTACCTGCCACCGACATTCTGCGAAGTGAGAATATCTTCGTGATGTCGGAAGCCCGTGCATCCAGTCAGGAAATCCGTCCTTTGAAGGTGCTGCTGCTTAATTTGATGCCGAAGAAGATCGAAACGGAGACTCAGTTCCTGCGCTTGTTGTCCAACAGCCCGCTTCAAGTCGATGTTGAGTTGCTCCGCATCGATAACCGGCCGACGAGAAATACGCCGACAGAACACCTCGATACCTTCTACCGTCAGTTCGAGATGGTGAAGGAGCGGAACTTTGACGGCCTGATCGTCACCGGTGCGCCATTAGGTCTGGTACAGTTTGAGGATGTGCTGTATTGGGAAGAGATCCAGACCATCATGAATTGGGCCAAGGAGCATGTGACCTCGACCTTGTTTGTTTGCTGGGCAGCCCAGGCTGGACTGAAACTGCTGTACGATCTGCCCAAGCGCACCCGTAAGGAGAAACTCTCCGGCGTGTATTGGCACCGGATCCATGATGGCCACAACCCTATTCTGCGTGGCTTTGATGACTCTTTCCTGGCGCCGCATTCCCGTTATGCGGACTTCTCGCCGGAGTACCTGGCTGAGCATACCGATCTCGATATTCTTGCGACATCAGAGCAAGCTGGCGTTTACCTTGCTGCAACCAAAGACAAGCGTAACGTCTTTGTCACCGGTCACCCGGAGTATGATGTCGATACCTTACATAATGAATATGTACGCGATGTCGGTGAGGGCATGGAGCCAAATGTACCGGTAAACTACTACCCAGACAATAACCCTGATAACCCGCCGATTGCCAGCTGGCGTAGCCATGGTCATTTGTTATTTTCCAACTGGCTCAACTACTGCGTTTACCAGCAAACACCTTATGATTTGGACCATTTCTCGGAAGCCAATTTCACCAAGGATGAATAG
- the metH gene encoding methionine synthase, with translation MGKDLLNKRLAEQILIIDGGMGTMIQGYKLEEQDYRGQRFADWHMDLKGNNDLLVLTQPQLIKEIHASYLEAGADILETNTFNATTIAMADYEMEALSAEINLEAAKLARQVADEWTAKTPDKPRFVAGVLGPTNRTCSISPDVNDPGFRNISFDQLVEAYAESTRALIEGGSDIILIETIFDTLNAKACAFAVETVFEELGYALPVMISGTITDASGRTLSGQTTEAFYNALRHVNPISFGLNCALGPDELRQYVEELSRISECAVSAHPNAGLPNAFGEYDLSPEEMAVHIKEWAQSGFLNLVGGCCGTTPEHIRRMAEAVVNIAPRTLPELPVACRLSGLEPLTIEKDTLFVNVGERTNVTGSARFKRLIKEELYDEALEVARQQVENGAQIIDINMDEGMLDAEACMVRFLKLCASEPEISKVPIMVDSSKWEVIEAGLKCIQGKGIVNSISLKEGKEKFVEQAKLIRRYGAAVIVMAFDEVGQADTRERKVEICTNAYRILVDEVGFPPEDIIFDPNIFAVATGIEEHNNYAVDFIEAVGDIKRELPHAMISGGVSNVSFSFRGNNYVREAIHAVFLYHCFKRGMDMGIVNAGQLEVYDNVPEKLREAVEDVVLNRRDDSTERLLEIAEEYRTSTVGQQDDGAALEWRSWPVAKRLEHALVKGITEFIVDDTEEARLNASKPLEVIEGPLMDGMNVVGDLFGEGKMFLPQVVKSARVMKQAVAHLEPFINAEKQSGTSNGKILLATVKGDVHDIGKNIVGVVLQCNNYEIIDLGVMVPCEKILKVAKEENVDIIGLSGLITPSLDEMVHVAKEMERQGFDLPLLIGGATTSKAHTAVKIEQNYSHPVVYVNNASRAVGVCTSLLSDELRPAFVEKLDADYVRVRDQHSRKRPRTQPVSLEVARANKVAIDWEAYTPPAPLKSGVQVFDNFDVATLREYIDWTPFFMTWSLMGKYPAILDHEEVGEEARRLFNDANALLDRVEQEGLLEARGMCAMFPANSVGDDIEVYTDESRTEVAKVLHNLRQQTEKPKGFNYCLSDYIAPKESGKADWIGAFAVTGGIGERELADAYKAAGDDYNAIMIQAVADRLAEAFAEYLHERVRTEIWGYSPDENLSNDDLIREKYQGIRPAPGYPACPEHTEKGTLWELLQVEEAIGMSLTTSYAMWPGASVSGWYFSHPDSRYFAIAQIQDDQRDSYADRKGWDLAEAEKWLGPNLHG, from the coding sequence ATGGGCAAGGATTTACTAAATAAACGCTTGGCTGAGCAGATCCTGATCATTGATGGTGGCATGGGCACCATGATCCAGGGCTATAAGCTGGAAGAGCAAGATTACCGTGGTCAGCGTTTTGCCGATTGGCATATGGACCTCAAAGGTAATAACGACTTACTGGTACTGACACAACCGCAATTGATCAAGGAGATCCATGCCTCGTATCTAGAGGCGGGGGCCGATATCCTTGAAACCAATACCTTCAACGCAACGACCATTGCGATGGCCGATTACGAGATGGAAGCGTTGAGTGCCGAGATCAACCTCGAGGCCGCGAAGCTGGCCCGCCAAGTGGCCGATGAGTGGACGGCAAAGACGCCGGATAAACCACGTTTTGTCGCAGGGGTACTGGGGCCAACCAACCGTACCTGTTCTATCTCGCCGGATGTCAATGATCCCGGCTTTCGTAATATCAGCTTCGATCAGTTGGTAGAGGCTTATGCCGAGTCAACCCGGGCTTTGATCGAGGGCGGCTCGGATATCATCCTTATCGAAACCATTTTCGATACGCTCAATGCCAAGGCCTGTGCGTTCGCAGTAGAAACTGTGTTTGAAGAGTTGGGTTACGCTTTGCCGGTGATGATTTCAGGTACCATCACCGATGCCTCAGGCCGAACCCTATCGGGCCAGACAACCGAAGCGTTCTACAATGCGCTTCGCCATGTCAATCCTATTTCCTTTGGCCTTAACTGTGCGTTGGGGCCAGATGAGCTGCGCCAATATGTCGAGGAGTTGTCGCGCATCTCCGAGTGCGCGGTCTCAGCTCACCCGAATGCCGGCCTGCCGAATGCTTTCGGTGAATATGATTTGTCGCCAGAGGAAATGGCGGTGCATATCAAGGAGTGGGCGCAAAGCGGCTTCCTGAATTTGGTCGGAGGCTGTTGTGGTACCACGCCTGAACATATTCGCCGGATGGCTGAAGCGGTAGTAAACATTGCTCCGCGCACCTTGCCCGAATTACCTGTCGCTTGTCGTCTCTCGGGCCTTGAGCCGCTGACCATTGAAAAGGATACGCTGTTCGTCAATGTGGGTGAGCGGACCAACGTGACCGGCTCTGCCCGGTTTAAGCGCTTGATCAAAGAAGAGCTGTACGATGAAGCCTTGGAAGTCGCCCGCCAGCAGGTCGAAAACGGTGCCCAGATCATCGATATCAATATGGATGAAGGGATGCTGGACGCCGAGGCGTGTATGGTGCGCTTCCTCAAGCTGTGTGCTTCCGAGCCTGAGATTTCCAAAGTACCGATTATGGTCGACTCCTCGAAGTGGGAAGTGATCGAGGCGGGCCTTAAATGTATCCAGGGCAAGGGGATCGTCAACTCTATCTCGCTCAAGGAAGGCAAAGAGAAATTCGTCGAGCAGGCCAAGCTGATCCGCCGCTATGGTGCCGCGGTGATAGTGATGGCGTTTGACGAAGTGGGTCAGGCAGATACCCGGGAGCGCAAGGTAGAGATCTGTACCAATGCCTACCGTATCTTGGTCGATGAAGTCGGTTTCCCGCCGGAAGACATTATTTTCGACCCGAATATCTTTGCTGTGGCCACCGGTATCGAAGAACACAACAACTATGCCGTTGATTTCATCGAGGCCGTCGGCGATATCAAGCGTGAGCTACCGCATGCGATGATTTCCGGTGGTGTCTCCAACGTGTCGTTCTCGTTCCGGGGTAATAACTATGTCCGCGAGGCGATCCATGCCGTGTTCCTGTATCACTGTTTCAAGCGCGGGATGGACATGGGCATCGTCAATGCCGGACAGCTCGAAGTGTACGACAACGTGCCGGAGAAATTACGCGAGGCGGTAGAGGATGTGGTCCTCAACCGCCGCGATGATTCAACCGAACGCTTGCTGGAAATCGCCGAAGAGTACCGCACCAGCACTGTCGGCCAGCAAGATGACGGTGCGGCGCTGGAGTGGCGCAGCTGGCCGGTTGCAAAGCGTCTCGAGCATGCTTTGGTGAAAGGCATCACCGAGTTTATCGTTGATGATACCGAGGAAGCCCGTCTCAATGCTTCCAAGCCGCTTGAAGTGATCGAGGGGCCGCTGATGGACGGTATGAATGTGGTCGGTGACTTGTTCGGTGAAGGTAAGATGTTCTTGCCGCAGGTGGTGAAATCTGCCCGGGTGATGAAGCAGGCGGTTGCCCACCTTGAGCCGTTTATCAATGCCGAAAAACAGTCCGGTACGTCGAATGGCAAGATCCTGCTGGCAACGGTGAAAGGCGATGTCCACGACATTGGCAAGAACATTGTCGGCGTGGTATTGCAGTGTAATAACTACGAGATCATCGATCTGGGTGTGATGGTACCGTGCGAGAAGATCCTCAAGGTCGCCAAGGAAGAGAATGTCGATATCATCGGCCTCTCTGGCCTTATCACCCCCTCGCTGGACGAGATGGTCCATGTCGCGAAAGAGATGGAGCGCCAAGGCTTTGATCTGCCGTTGCTCATTGGCGGGGCCACGACGTCCAAGGCTCATACCGCGGTGAAGATTGAGCAGAACTACAGTCACCCTGTGGTGTATGTGAATAACGCTTCCCGTGCGGTGGGGGTATGCACCTCGCTGCTGTCAGATGAGCTTCGCCCGGCCTTTGTTGAAAAACTGGATGCGGATTATGTCAGGGTACGTGATCAGCACAGCCGCAAGCGCCCGAGGACCCAGCCGGTCTCGCTTGAGGTGGCAAGGGCTAACAAGGTGGCGATTGACTGGGAAGCGTATACCCCACCGGCGCCGCTCAAGTCCGGTGTGCAGGTGTTTGATAACTTTGATGTGGCGACCTTGCGTGAGTATATCGACTGGACCCCTTTCTTCATGACTTGGTCGCTGATGGGCAAGTACCCGGCCATTCTTGATCATGAGGAAGTGGGTGAGGAAGCCCGGCGCTTGTTCAACGATGCCAACGCCTTGCTTGATAGGGTCGAGCAGGAAGGCTTGCTTGAAGCCCGTGGTATGTGCGCCATGTTCCCGGCCAACAGTGTCGGTGATGATATCGAGGTGTACACGGATGAGTCGCGTACTGAAGTGGCCAAGGTACTGCATAACCTGCGCCAGCAAACCGAGAAGCCGAAGGGTTTCAACTATTGTTTGTCGGACTATATCGCGCCGAAAGAGAGCGGCAAGGCCGACTGGATAGGGGCCTTTGCGGTAACCGGCGGGATTGGTGAGCGTGAGTTGGCCGATGCCTACAAGGCTGCGGGCGATGACTATAACGCGATCATGATCCAGGCGGTGGCCGACCGTTTGGCAGAAGCCTTTGCCGAGTATCTGCATGAGCGGGTACGCACGGAGATCTGGGGCTATTCGCCGGATGAGAATTTATCGAATGACGATCTTATCCGTGAAAAATACCAAGGGATCCGTCCTGCGCCGGGGTATCCGGCGTGTCCTGAGCATACCGAAAAAGGCACGCTGTGGGAGCTATTGCAGGTTGAAGAGGCGATTGGTATGTCGCTGACAACCAGTTATGCGATGTGGCCGGGCGCTTCGGTATCGGGCTGGTATTTCTCCCACCCGGACTCGCGCTATTTTGCGATCGCCCAGATCCAGGACGATCAGCGCGACAGCTATGCCGATCGCAAAGGCTGGGATCTGGCCGAGGCCGAGAAATGGCTGGGCCCGAACCTGCACGGCTAA